A region of Oncorhynchus kisutch isolate 150728-3 linkage group LG29, Okis_V2, whole genome shotgun sequence DNA encodes the following proteins:
- the ehmt1b gene encoding histone-lysine N-methyltransferase EHMT1 isoform X5: MASARLLEGTASLLLTKPTGLAEGRLGKGESMEEGMESPGDREEEEGGELIFKAITAKHDTLRNEVASRLGSSPGAEAELNGTYESAEVGNGHQCPTPLVSLGNKSQVVTENGMLETDPPHGSVTGSNGYILSKQQEGGSTTGTGLVAAPHRTSWLPSGTTMVGHTTTTFLSSAAGHAHSPGALRTDNHQAGSPSGQGDSDTETKNGTSPSDSPAPSPLSIAIHRARKTMSRPASNQTLKLLNRALTEPNGADEESLNGPEEEKTSPSQNQLPQSQNDLPAAATAKSQTAASASRKKKRKMGTYSLVPRKKTKVLRQLTVVEMFSQLQQSTQSTQPKEVAHVNGERMENESEEEDLEDGEEWEEEEEQGGEEGVPTGQEKSRTSCLALQGEEPDSEESAEEEEEENESDLSSESSVKKRLKKKVKGDSAWLRPSRKRKRKPKPKIEGLPGTGPQPQDQAGLNKEYTEVPLHLLNLKAQEKLLSSLHTGVSGAMGSVEPDMVQELPLCSCRMETPKSREILTLADRKCMATESVDRQLSRCQSAVLKHEMMRPSNSVQLLVLCEDHRAGMVKHQCCPGCGFFCRAGTFMECQPDINISHRFHQACASVLKGQTFCPHCGEEASKAKEVTIAKADTTSTVPGTRAAHDPATPRTAEGRADTTTGGPFCLSVGGDLGGQADSSLSIPPEQTLDTSSFPGGSRTGVLPPAVGMGIGIGVGAPKETLESILLALDTEKPKKLRFHPKQLFISAKQGEIQKVLLMLVDGVDPNFKMESQSRRTPLHVASEAGHQEICHLLVQSGANLDICDEDQRTPLMEACENNHLEAVCYLLRAGAIASHKDVEGFTCLHLAAKIGHYNIVEHLLSTGLIDINCQDDGGWTAMIWATEYKHLEQVKMLLNKGADINIRDKEENICLHWAAFSGSVEIAELLLESKCDLHAVNIHGDSPLHIAARENRLECVTLFLSRGADVNLKNREGETPPDCCSHSSRVWLTLQTNRRVKEARSSTQGEKVLNRDIARGYEGVPVPCVNSVDSEPCPDNYKYVPDNCVTSPMNIDKNITHLQYCVCKDDCSSSSCMCGQLSLRCWYDKDGRLLPEFCREEPPLIFECNHACSCWRTCKNRVVQNGLRVRLQLFRTSRMGWGVRTLQEIPQGTFVCEYVGEIISDAEADVRENDSYLFNLDSKEGDVYCIDARFYGNISRFINHMCEPNLFPCRVFTAHQDLRFPHIAFFACETIKAGEELGFDYGDHFWDIKGKHFSCECSSPKCKYSAAVIALRQADSSPQDQQHSTLPDTSSSTTPS; encoded by the exons ATGGCGTCAGCTCGGCTCCTTGAAGGCACGGCATCTCTGTTGCTGACAAAG cCCACAGGTCTGGCCGAAGGCAGATTGGGTAAAGGGGAGTccatggaggaggggatggaatcACCTGGGGaccgagaggaggaggaaggaggtgaGCTCATCTTTAAAGCCATTACAGCTAAACATG ACACATTGAGAAATGAGGTAGCTTCCAGACTGGGATCCTCCCCCGGAGCAGAGGCGGAGCTAAACGGAACCTATGAGAGCGCAGAGGTGGGGAACGGACACCAGTGCCCCACCCCCCTGGTCTCCCTGGGCAACAAGTCTCAGGTGGTCACAGAGAATGGGATGTTGGAGACCGACCCACCTCACGGTTCCGTCACCGGGAGTAATGGATACATCCTCAGCAAGCAGCAGGAGGGGGGGTCTACAACGGGGACAGGCTTGGTGGCTGCCCCACACAGGACTAGCTGGTTGCCCTCCGGCACCACAATGGTGGGACACACCACCACAACCTTCCTGTCCTCCGCAGCAGGGCATGCCCACAGTCCTGGTGCACTAAGAACTGATAACCACCAGGCCGGCTCCCCGTCGGGACAGGGGGACTCAGACACAGAGACTAAAAATGGCACGTCCCCTAGCGACTCCCCCGCCCCCTCTCCGCTGTCCATCGCCATACACCGAGCACGCAAGACCATGTCCAGGCCAGCGTCCAACCAGACACTAAAG CTTCTAAACAGGGCATTAACAGAACCAAACGGTGCAGACGAGGAGAGTCTGAATGGAccagaggaggagaagacatCCCCCTCCCAGAACCAGCTACCTCAGAGCCAAAACGACTTGCCGGCTGCAGCCACAGCCAAGTCCCAGACAG CAGCGTCGGCAtcgaggaagaagaagaggaagatgggAACGTACAGTCTGGTCCCCAGGAAGAAAACCAAAGTGCTGAGGCAGCTGACAGTGGTGGAGATGTTTAGTCAACTTCAACAATCCACTCAAAGCACACAG CCTAAAGAGGTAGCACATGTAAACGGGGAAAGGATGGAGAATGAGTCAGAGGAGGAAGATTTAGAAGatggagaagaatgggaggaggaggaggagcagggtgGAGAGGAAGGTGTCCCCACGGGCCAGGAGAAGAGTCGAACATCATGCCTTGCCCTTCAG GGAGAGGAGCCAGACTCTGAGGAATCAgctgaagaggaagaagaggagaacgAGTCTGACTTG AGCTCGGAATCCAGCGTGAAGAAGAGATTGAAAAAGAAAGTAAAGGGAGACAGCGCCTGGCTCCGGCCATCCAGGAAACGGAAAAGGAAGCCTAAGCCCAAGATTGAGGGACTCCCTG GCACAGGAccccagccccaggaccaggcaGGCCTCAATAAGGAGTACACAGAGGTTCCCCTCCACTTACTCAACCTCAAAGCCCAGGAGAAGCTGCTCTCCTCACTGCACACAG GAGTTTCTGGGGCTATGGGAAGTGTGGAGCCAGATATGGTGCAGGAGCTGCCCCTCTGCAGCTGTCGCATGGAGACGCCCAAGAGTCGGGAGATCCTCACGCTGGCCGACAGGAAGTGCATGGCCACGGAGAGCGTCGACCGACAG CTGAGCCGGTGTCAGAGTGCGGTTCTAAAGCATGAGATGATGCGTCCCTCAAATTCTGTGCAGCTGCTGGTGCTGTGTGAGGACCACCGGGCCGGCATGGTCAAGCACCAGTGCTGCCCCGGCTGTGGCTTCTTCTGCAGAGCT GGTACGTTCATGGAGTGCCAACCGGACATCAACATCTCCCACCGTTTCCACCAGGCCTGTGCCTCAGTACTGAAGGGCCAGACCTTCTGTCCACACTGTGGGGAGGAGGCCAGCAAGGCCAAGGAGGTAACCATCGCCAAGGCCGACACAACCTCCACCGTGCCCGGCACACGTGCTGCACATGACCCTGCCACGCCCAGGACCGCGGAGGGCAGGGCAGACACCACAACTGGAGG tccattctgtctctctgtgggaGGTGATCTGGGTGGCCAAGCAGacagctctctctccatcccacccgAGCAGACACTGGACACCTCCTCCTTCCCTGGGGGCTCCAGAACCGGAGTTCTGCCTCCTGCTGTGGGCATGGGGATCGGCATAGGAGTGGGCGCCCCTAAAGAGACCTTGGAGAGCATCCTGCTGGCACTGGACACAGAAAA GCCCAAGAAGCTGCGGTTTCACCCCAAGCAGCTGTTTATCTCTGCTAAACAGGGGGAAATACAGAAGGTCTTGCTCATGTTGG TGGATGGGGTAGACCCTAACTTTAAGATGGAGAGCCAGAGCAGACGCACCCCCCTACATGTAGCATCTGAGGCAGGCCACCAGGAGATCTGTCACCTGCTGGTTCAG tcTGGTGCTAACCTGGACATCTGCGATGAGGACCAGCGCACGCCCCTGATGGAGGCCTGTGAGAACAACCACCTGGAAGCGGTCTGCTACCTACTGAGGGCAGGAGCCATCGCCAGCCACAAG GATGTGGAGGGATTCACTTGTCTCCACCTAGCTGCTAAGATTGGCCATTATAACATCGTGGAGCATCTACTCTCCACAGGACTCATAGACATCAACTGTCAG GACGATGGCGGTTGGACGGCTATGATTTGGGCAACAGAGTATAAGCACCTAGAGCAGGTGAAGATGCTGCTCAATAAAGGGGCTGACATCAACATTAGGGACAAG GAGGAGAACATCTGTCTCCACTGGGCGGCCTTCTCTGGCAGTGTGGAAATTGCTGAGCTCCTCCTAGAGTCCAAGTGTGACCTCCATGCTGTCAACATCCACGGAGACTCCCCCCTGCACATCGCTGCACGGGAGAACAGGCTCGAATGTGTCAC GCTCTTTCTGTCTCGCGGGGCGGATGTCAACCTGAAGAACCGAGAGGGGGAGACACCGCCAGACTGCTGCAGCCACAGTTCCAGGGTGTGGCTCACCCTGCAGACTAACAGGAGGGTGAAGGAGGCCAGGAGCAGCACCCAGGGGGAGAAGGTCCTTAACAG AGACATAGCCCGGGGGTATGAGGGAGTTCCAGTCCCCTGTGTCAACTCAGTGGACAGTGAGCCCTGTCCGGATAACTACAAATATGTCCCAGACAACTGTGTCACCTCCCCCATGAACATAGACAAGAACATCACACACTTACAG TACTGTGTGTGTAAAGACGACTGCTCCTCAAGCAGCTGCATGTGTGGCCAGCTTAGCCTGCGCTGTTGGTATGACAAG GATGGTCGTCTGCTCCCGGAGTTCTGTCGTGAGGAACCGCCCCTCATCTTCGAGTGTAACCACGCCTGCTCCTGCTGGAGAACCTGCAAGAACCGCGTGGTGCAGAACGGACTGAG GGTCCGGCTCCAACTGTTCCGGACCAGTCGTATGGGTTGGGGGGTGCGGACACTGCAGGAAATTCCCCAGGGAACCTTTGTGTGCGA GTATGTGGGGGAGATCATCTCTGACGCAGAGGcagatgtcagggaaaatgaCTCCTACCTGTTCAATCTAGACAGCAAG GAGGGTGACGTGTACTGTATCGACGCCCGTTTCTATGGCAACATCAGCCGGTTCATTAACCACATGTGCGAGCCGAACCTGTTCCCCTGCCGGGTTTTCACGGCACACCAGGACTTGCGCTTCCCCCATATCGCGTTCTTCGCCTGCGAGACCATCAAGGCTGGGGAAGAGCTAGG gTTTGACTACGGCGACCATTTCTGGGACATCAAGGGGAAGCACTTTAGCTGTGAGTGCAGCTCTCCCAAGTGCAAGTACTCAGCGGCGGTCATTGCCCTGCGCCAGGCAGACAGCTCGCCCCAGGACCAGCAGCACAGCACCCTCCCTGATACCAGCTCCTCTACCACCCCCTCCTGA
- the ehmt1b gene encoding histone-lysine N-methyltransferase EHMT1 isoform X9, translating into MASARLLEGTASLLLTKPTGLAEGRLGKGESMEEGMESPGDREEEEGDTLRNEVASRLGSSPGAEAELNGTYESAEVGNGHQCPTPLVSLGNKSQVVTENGMLETDPPHGSVTGSNGYILSKQQEGGSTTGTGLVAAPHRTSWLPSGTTMVGHTTTTFLSSAAGHAHSPGALRTDNHQAGSPSGQGDSDTETKNGTSPSDSPAPSPLSIAIHRARKTMSRPASNQTLKLLNRALTEPNGADEESLNGPEEEKTSPSQNQLPQSQNDLPAAATAKSQTAASASRKKKRKMGTYSLVPRKKTKVLRQLTVVEMFSQLQQSTQSTQPKEVAHVNGERMENESEEEDLEDGEEWEEEEEQGGEEGVPTGQEKSRTSCLALQGEEPDSEESAEEEEEENESDLSSESSVKKRLKKKVKGDSAWLRPSRKRKRKPKPKIEGLPGTGPQPQDQAGLNKEYTEVPLHLLNLKAQEKLLSSLHTGVSGAMGSVEPDMVQELPLCSCRMETPKSREILTLADRKCMATESVDRQLSRCQSAVLKHEMMRPSNSVQLLVLCEDHRAGMVKHQCCPGCGFFCRAGTFMECQPDINISHRFHQACASVLKGQTFCPHCGEEASKAKEVTIAKADTTSTVPGTRAAHDPATPRTAEGRADTTTGGPFCLSVGGDLGGQADSSLSIPPEQTLDTSSFPGGSRTGVLPPAVGMGIGIGVGAPKETLESILLALDTEKPKKLRFHPKQLFISAKQGEIQKVLLMLVDGVDPNFKMESQSRRTPLHVASEAGHQEICHLLVQSGANLDICDEDQRTPLMEACENNHLEAVCYLLRAGAIASHKDVEGFTCLHLAAKIGHYNIVEHLLSTGLIDINCQDDGGWTAMIWATEYKHLEQVKMLLNKGADINIRDKEENICLHWAAFSGSVEIAELLLESKCDLHAVNIHGDSPLHIAARENRLECVTLFLSRGADVNLKNREGETPPDCCSHSSRVWLTLQTNRRVKEARSSTQGEKVLNRDIARGYEGVPVPCVNSVDSEPCPDNYKYVPDNCVTSPMNIDKNITHLQYCVCKDDCSSSSCMCGQLSLRCWYDKDGRLLPEFCREEPPLIFECNHACSCWRTCKNRVVQNGLRVRLQLFRTSRMGWGVRTLQEIPQGTFVCEYVGEIISDAEADVRENDSYLFNLDSKEGDVYCIDARFYGNISRFINHMCEPNLFPCRVFTAHQDLRFPHIAFFACETIKAGEELGFDYGDHFWDIKGKHFSCECSSPKCKYSAAVIALRQADSSPQDQQHSTLPDTSSSTTPS; encoded by the exons ATGGCGTCAGCTCGGCTCCTTGAAGGCACGGCATCTCTGTTGCTGACAAAG cCCACAGGTCTGGCCGAAGGCAGATTGGGTAAAGGGGAGTccatggaggaggggatggaatcACCTGGGGaccgagaggaggaggaaggag ACACATTGAGAAATGAGGTAGCTTCCAGACTGGGATCCTCCCCCGGAGCAGAGGCGGAGCTAAACGGAACCTATGAGAGCGCAGAGGTGGGGAACGGACACCAGTGCCCCACCCCCCTGGTCTCCCTGGGCAACAAGTCTCAGGTGGTCACAGAGAATGGGATGTTGGAGACCGACCCACCTCACGGTTCCGTCACCGGGAGTAATGGATACATCCTCAGCAAGCAGCAGGAGGGGGGGTCTACAACGGGGACAGGCTTGGTGGCTGCCCCACACAGGACTAGCTGGTTGCCCTCCGGCACCACAATGGTGGGACACACCACCACAACCTTCCTGTCCTCCGCAGCAGGGCATGCCCACAGTCCTGGTGCACTAAGAACTGATAACCACCAGGCCGGCTCCCCGTCGGGACAGGGGGACTCAGACACAGAGACTAAAAATGGCACGTCCCCTAGCGACTCCCCCGCCCCCTCTCCGCTGTCCATCGCCATACACCGAGCACGCAAGACCATGTCCAGGCCAGCGTCCAACCAGACACTAAAG CTTCTAAACAGGGCATTAACAGAACCAAACGGTGCAGACGAGGAGAGTCTGAATGGAccagaggaggagaagacatCCCCCTCCCAGAACCAGCTACCTCAGAGCCAAAACGACTTGCCGGCTGCAGCCACAGCCAAGTCCCAGACAG CAGCGTCGGCAtcgaggaagaagaagaggaagatgggAACGTACAGTCTGGTCCCCAGGAAGAAAACCAAAGTGCTGAGGCAGCTGACAGTGGTGGAGATGTTTAGTCAACTTCAACAATCCACTCAAAGCACACAG CCTAAAGAGGTAGCACATGTAAACGGGGAAAGGATGGAGAATGAGTCAGAGGAGGAAGATTTAGAAGatggagaagaatgggaggaggaggaggagcagggtgGAGAGGAAGGTGTCCCCACGGGCCAGGAGAAGAGTCGAACATCATGCCTTGCCCTTCAG GGAGAGGAGCCAGACTCTGAGGAATCAgctgaagaggaagaagaggagaacgAGTCTGACTTG AGCTCGGAATCCAGCGTGAAGAAGAGATTGAAAAAGAAAGTAAAGGGAGACAGCGCCTGGCTCCGGCCATCCAGGAAACGGAAAAGGAAGCCTAAGCCCAAGATTGAGGGACTCCCTG GCACAGGAccccagccccaggaccaggcaGGCCTCAATAAGGAGTACACAGAGGTTCCCCTCCACTTACTCAACCTCAAAGCCCAGGAGAAGCTGCTCTCCTCACTGCACACAG GAGTTTCTGGGGCTATGGGAAGTGTGGAGCCAGATATGGTGCAGGAGCTGCCCCTCTGCAGCTGTCGCATGGAGACGCCCAAGAGTCGGGAGATCCTCACGCTGGCCGACAGGAAGTGCATGGCCACGGAGAGCGTCGACCGACAG CTGAGCCGGTGTCAGAGTGCGGTTCTAAAGCATGAGATGATGCGTCCCTCAAATTCTGTGCAGCTGCTGGTGCTGTGTGAGGACCACCGGGCCGGCATGGTCAAGCACCAGTGCTGCCCCGGCTGTGGCTTCTTCTGCAGAGCT GGTACGTTCATGGAGTGCCAACCGGACATCAACATCTCCCACCGTTTCCACCAGGCCTGTGCCTCAGTACTGAAGGGCCAGACCTTCTGTCCACACTGTGGGGAGGAGGCCAGCAAGGCCAAGGAGGTAACCATCGCCAAGGCCGACACAACCTCCACCGTGCCCGGCACACGTGCTGCACATGACCCTGCCACGCCCAGGACCGCGGAGGGCAGGGCAGACACCACAACTGGAGG tccattctgtctctctgtgggaGGTGATCTGGGTGGCCAAGCAGacagctctctctccatcccacccgAGCAGACACTGGACACCTCCTCCTTCCCTGGGGGCTCCAGAACCGGAGTTCTGCCTCCTGCTGTGGGCATGGGGATCGGCATAGGAGTGGGCGCCCCTAAAGAGACCTTGGAGAGCATCCTGCTGGCACTGGACACAGAAAA GCCCAAGAAGCTGCGGTTTCACCCCAAGCAGCTGTTTATCTCTGCTAAACAGGGGGAAATACAGAAGGTCTTGCTCATGTTGG TGGATGGGGTAGACCCTAACTTTAAGATGGAGAGCCAGAGCAGACGCACCCCCCTACATGTAGCATCTGAGGCAGGCCACCAGGAGATCTGTCACCTGCTGGTTCAG tcTGGTGCTAACCTGGACATCTGCGATGAGGACCAGCGCACGCCCCTGATGGAGGCCTGTGAGAACAACCACCTGGAAGCGGTCTGCTACCTACTGAGGGCAGGAGCCATCGCCAGCCACAAG GATGTGGAGGGATTCACTTGTCTCCACCTAGCTGCTAAGATTGGCCATTATAACATCGTGGAGCATCTACTCTCCACAGGACTCATAGACATCAACTGTCAG GACGATGGCGGTTGGACGGCTATGATTTGGGCAACAGAGTATAAGCACCTAGAGCAGGTGAAGATGCTGCTCAATAAAGGGGCTGACATCAACATTAGGGACAAG GAGGAGAACATCTGTCTCCACTGGGCGGCCTTCTCTGGCAGTGTGGAAATTGCTGAGCTCCTCCTAGAGTCCAAGTGTGACCTCCATGCTGTCAACATCCACGGAGACTCCCCCCTGCACATCGCTGCACGGGAGAACAGGCTCGAATGTGTCAC GCTCTTTCTGTCTCGCGGGGCGGATGTCAACCTGAAGAACCGAGAGGGGGAGACACCGCCAGACTGCTGCAGCCACAGTTCCAGGGTGTGGCTCACCCTGCAGACTAACAGGAGGGTGAAGGAGGCCAGGAGCAGCACCCAGGGGGAGAAGGTCCTTAACAG AGACATAGCCCGGGGGTATGAGGGAGTTCCAGTCCCCTGTGTCAACTCAGTGGACAGTGAGCCCTGTCCGGATAACTACAAATATGTCCCAGACAACTGTGTCACCTCCCCCATGAACATAGACAAGAACATCACACACTTACAG TACTGTGTGTGTAAAGACGACTGCTCCTCAAGCAGCTGCATGTGTGGCCAGCTTAGCCTGCGCTGTTGGTATGACAAG GATGGTCGTCTGCTCCCGGAGTTCTGTCGTGAGGAACCGCCCCTCATCTTCGAGTGTAACCACGCCTGCTCCTGCTGGAGAACCTGCAAGAACCGCGTGGTGCAGAACGGACTGAG GGTCCGGCTCCAACTGTTCCGGACCAGTCGTATGGGTTGGGGGGTGCGGACACTGCAGGAAATTCCCCAGGGAACCTTTGTGTGCGA GTATGTGGGGGAGATCATCTCTGACGCAGAGGcagatgtcagggaaaatgaCTCCTACCTGTTCAATCTAGACAGCAAG GAGGGTGACGTGTACTGTATCGACGCCCGTTTCTATGGCAACATCAGCCGGTTCATTAACCACATGTGCGAGCCGAACCTGTTCCCCTGCCGGGTTTTCACGGCACACCAGGACTTGCGCTTCCCCCATATCGCGTTCTTCGCCTGCGAGACCATCAAGGCTGGGGAAGAGCTAGG gTTTGACTACGGCGACCATTTCTGGGACATCAAGGGGAAGCACTTTAGCTGTGAGTGCAGCTCTCCCAAGTGCAAGTACTCAGCGGCGGTCATTGCCCTGCGCCAGGCAGACAGCTCGCCCCAGGACCAGCAGCACAGCACCCTCCCTGATACCAGCTCCTCTACCACCCCCTCCTGA